A genome region from Empedobacter falsenii includes the following:
- a CDS encoding arsenate-mycothiol transferase ArsC codes for MYLKLFKEISIIQNIDIISIERKAVLQPFIDYIQQKVDCKQTVNINFICTHNSRRSHLSQVWAQVAAAYFNIPNVQCYSGGTEVTALFPKVAETLMSQGLNIQIIADNSNPIYAIKYDENTQSIIGFSKKYDDIFNPTSQFVAVLTCSQADGGCPFIPGAEKRIPITFEDPKISDGTAQQMEVYKQKSIEIASEMLYVFSQIKN; via the coding sequence ATGTATTTAAAATTATTTAAAGAGATTTCTATAATACAAAATATTGATATTATATCTATTGAAAGAAAGGCTGTTTTACAGCCTTTTATAGATTATATTCAACAAAAAGTTGATTGTAAACAAACTGTAAATATTAACTTTATTTGCACACATAATTCTCGAAGAAGTCATCTTTCACAAGTTTGGGCGCAGGTAGCAGCCGCATATTTTAATATTCCTAATGTACAATGTTATTCGGGAGGAACAGAAGTAACAGCTTTATTTCCTAAAGTAGCAGAAACGTTAATGAGTCAAGGTTTAAATATTCAAATCATAGCAGATAATTCTAACCCTATTTATGCAATTAAGTATGATGAGAATACGCAATCAATCATTGGTTTTTCTAAAAAATATGATGATATATTTAATCCTACATCACAATTTGTCGCAGTTTTGACCTGTTCACAAGCTGATGGAGGTTGTCCTTTTATTCCAGGAGCAGAGAAAAGAATACCTATCACTTTTGAAGATCCAAAAATATCTGATGGAACTGCTCAACAAATGGAAGTTTATAAACAGAAAAGTATTGAAATAGCTTCAGAAATG